In Piliocolobus tephrosceles isolate RC106 chromosome 5, ASM277652v3, whole genome shotgun sequence, a single genomic region encodes these proteins:
- the LOC113219609 gene encoding uncharacterized protein LOC113219609, whose amino-acid sequence MIDDPNSEVEQRRITQPLLPVTGYTAYTSGVFALVVTAQVPRPRSLSPGAASPSDACEGGLGSAADSTGATGPESAEHALFGETKANTSFQGNLGKGRRSHCLRRSLEDLQWPLCGRASVTLLRWFRSPSLASPKVLLPASEEGPRSARGVRVVGIPGRSTKSFKWDLPKPFLSARFRSRLANVLETGCY is encoded by the exons ATGATCGATGATCCTAACAGCGAAGTGGAGCAAAGAAGGAT CACACAGCCCCTACTTCCGGTCACTGGTTACACGGCCTACACATCCGGCGTGTTTGCTTTGGTCGTCACAGCACAAGTTCCTCGGCCGCGCTCCCTGAGTCCCGGGGCTGCTTCTCCCTCAGACGCGTGTGAAGGCGGACTGGGTTCAGCTGCGGACTCCACGGGAGCCACCGGTCCTGAAAGCGCAGAGCATGCTTTGTTTGGGGAAACGAAAGCGAATACTTCTTTCCAAGGGAACCTGGGAAAGGGCAGACGCTCCCACTGCCTCAGGCGTTCCCTGGAGGACCTTCAGTGGCCGCTGTGTGGGCGGGCTAGCGTCACGCTACTGCGCTGGTTCCGGAGCCCTTCCCTTGCCTCTCCCAAGGTCCTTCTCCCAGCGTCGGAGGAAGGCCCGCGGTCTGCGCGTGGAGTGCGGGTGGTGGGAATCCCTGGGAGGAGTACGAAATCCTTCAAGTGGGATTTACCAAAGCCATTCCTTTCCGCTCGCTTCCGTTCCCGCTTAGCAAACGTGTTGGAAACGGGTTGCTACTGA